The genomic region TCGCCGCTTCTAACTAAACGGCGGGGTGTCCATGTAGACCCCCTCAGGTTACTCGCCTGAGCGCGCGATGCAGAACTTCGCACCAAACTCTTAGAGGTTTAGCGCGCTGAGCAGCGGGCATGAAGATCAAAGCGCTGCAGCCCGACGGCGACCCTCCGCGAAAGGCCGAAGTGTGACCACTGCATACTCCGAACCGAGTGACCTCGTCATCGCTGCTCCGGGCGTGTACGCGCCGCAGGAGGACTCTCGGTTCCTCGTCGACGTCATGGACCAGTACCGGCCACCGATGGCACTCAGGGTCGCTGACCTGTGCACTGGCAGCGGTTTTGTGGCCGTGGCGGCTGCGATTCGGGGCGCCGCGACTGTGACCGCGTTCGACATCTGTCCTCGCGCAGTCCGGTGCGCCCGAGCCAATGTGTCGGCTGCTGGCGTGGACGTCGACGTACATCTCGGCCACTGGGCCCGGGCCGCCGAGTTCGGGCCGTTCGACCTGATCTTGAGCAATCCGCCTTATCTGCCCGCGCCCGACGGGGACACCGCGGTACATCCCGCCGACGCGGCCCCACCGGTGGCCGTCGATGCCGGTCTCGATGGCCGGCTCGTTCTCGACCCGCTGTGTGCCCACGCTCCTGCGCTGCTGGCCGACGGCGGCGCGCTGCTGATTGTGCAGTCCGAGTTCGCGGGAGTCGGTCAGACGGTCTCCGCATTGCTGGCGTCCGGGATGCGCGTGGACTGCATTACCTACCAACGTATTCCGTTTGGTCCGGTGATGATGAGCCGGGCGGCGTGGTTGGAGTCGACGGGCAAGCTGGAACCGGGGCGGCGGACCGAGAGGCTGGCGGTTATCGCGGCGGTGAAACCGTGACCGACGACGTCCGCGTCGTCCGCGTCCCGACCTACGGACCGATCCTGGTGCAGGGGCCGGTACGAATCGAGACATCGGACGGCGCGGTTGTCGAGTCCGACCGCTTCATGGTCGCGATCTGTACCTGCAAGCGCAGCAAGATCTTTCCACTCTGTGACACCAGCCACCGGCGACGCCAGTCGCCAGAGGAAGCAGAACAGACTGTGTCAGGACAGGGGTCGACGTAGCGATGTCCGCCCCGCCGACCAGCAGTCCATCAGGTGGTCGGCCAGGCGGTCCTCCACGAACTCGAATGCCCTCATGCCGAACACCACGTCGGTCTCGAGTGACGGCTCGCGTCGCACCAGATCGCCGACGACGTCGGTGCGCACCACCTGTTCGTGCACGGCATCGGCCTCCACGTGCTCGAGATAGAACCTGACGGCCGCATCTGGTGCATCCAGCCGCTGCAGCGCCTGCGCCATCCGCCGTGATCCGGGCGACGACGTGATCTCCGTCGCGGCAAAGTGGCCGATCGTGGCGCCGCGCAATGCCCGGTGCAACCCGAACATCGACATCAGGTTCACCGGGATCAACGACTCCGCGACCGCATGATTCAGGTAGCCGAGGTAGCCGAAGTCCAGGTCCATGGCGGCGAGAAGATCGGTGAACAGCTGCTGGTGCAGTTGCGCCGCACGACCACCTCCGAACTCGTCGAACTCCACTGCGACGAATGAGGCCTTGGCCTGGCCGGTCAGCCGCGGAATCGCCCAGGCGTGCGGATCGCCCTCCTTGAGGTGGTACAGCGACCTGTGAACGAAATACTCCTGCAACTGTTCCCACGTGCCGTTGGTGCGCAGATGGTGGGTCGGTCCCGTCCCGGTGGTGGGTTCGATCGACAGGCGTGCCATCTCGGCCTCTGCGGTCTCATCGGCGCCGACGACGACGTCCTGACGCAATGCGGTCAGGAACACTTGCTCCAGGCGACCGCGCAGGTGCAGCAGTCCGGCGTTCCACTCCCATTCTGGGTCCACACCCGAGAAGCCGCGGTAGTGAAGTTCGTAGCAAACCGACAGGGCCAGGTGTAGATCCAGCCCGTAGGGGTCGACGTCGCTCAGTGACGACGTGATCCGGTTCAGGTGGCCCACGGGAACCCGCTCGGTCAGGAGGTCGAGGACCGTCATCGACAGAGGCCCTCGATGAGCGGGAAGCGAGGGCTCGAGAACGGAGCGCGCGAGTGTCACTGTGGACTATTACCCACGGGAGGCGTTATGAAACGCGTCGCTGCGTTCGGGCCCCCTTAAAACTCGCGGTGATCGCAGCGCTTCCCAGGGCCCCGGCGGATGCGTATCAATTGCTGAATGCCGGCGACACCGACTTCCGACTGCTGCTGTCGCTGAACGCGT from Mycolicibacterium sp. YH-1 harbors:
- a CDS encoding CDGSH iron-sulfur domain-containing protein: MTDDVRVVRVPTYGPILVQGPVRIETSDGAVVESDRFMVAICTCKRSKIFPLCDTSHRRRQSPEEAEQTVSGQGST
- a CDS encoding iron-containing redox enzyme family protein, translating into MTVLDLLTERVPVGHLNRITSSLSDVDPYGLDLHLALSVCYELHYRGFSGVDPEWEWNAGLLHLRGRLEQVFLTALRQDVVVGADETAEAEMARLSIEPTTGTGPTHHLRTNGTWEQLQEYFVHRSLYHLKEGDPHAWAIPRLTGQAKASFVAVEFDEFGGGRAAQLHQQLFTDLLAAMDLDFGYLGYLNHAVAESLIPVNLMSMFGLHRALRGATIGHFAATEITSSPGSRRMAQALQRLDAPDAAVRFYLEHVEADAVHEQVVRTDVVGDLVRREPSLETDVVFGMRAFEFVEDRLADHLMDCWSAGRTSLRRPLS
- a CDS encoding HemK2/MTQ2 family protein methyltransferase; translated protein: MTTAYSEPSDLVIAAPGVYAPQEDSRFLVDVMDQYRPPMALRVADLCTGSGFVAVAAAIRGAATVTAFDICPRAVRCARANVSAAGVDVDVHLGHWARAAEFGPFDLILSNPPYLPAPDGDTAVHPADAAPPVAVDAGLDGRLVLDPLCAHAPALLADGGALLIVQSEFAGVGQTVSALLASGMRVDCITYQRIPFGPVMMSRAAWLESTGKLEPGRRTERLAVIAAVKP